In Thalassophryne amazonica chromosome 14, fThaAma1.1, whole genome shotgun sequence, one DNA window encodes the following:
- the LOC117525291 gene encoding ankyrin repeat and SOCS box protein 9-like produces MSAEQQHAARDGACQSGDVVFFSNPLMSDVESDWSPIHDAAFNGRVLTLQRLIAQGTCVNLATLDWVSPLHAACMKGHVDCAKILVEHGANVNCSTVDGKTPLSLSCSQGHVTCASMLLQQGACPVGTGQSSSPIYQAAGEGHPECIELLVQHGADVDQHSDQSGSPLHIACSNQHVDTARKLLQLGACVNSRVSGNSALHIAARLSNPDLVSILLEHGADCSLRNSEDKQPQDLASPNSLAERLLRQSGGATPLIQMCRLCIRNTLGKDRLRRIHELHLPTQLKQHLLYQSHPVRTVNPCTDPTQS; encoded by the exons ATGTCAGCGGAACAACAACATGCTGCACGAGATGGTGCGTGTCAAAGTGGGGATGTTGTTTTTTTCTCCAACCCTCTGATGAGCG ATGTTGAGTCGGACTGGTCTCCCATTCACGATGCAGCTTTTAACGGACGTGTTCTCACCTTGCAGCGACTCATcgctcag GGTACCTGTGTGAATTTGGCCACTCTGGACTGGGTCTCACCCCTCCACGCGGCGTGCATGAAAGGCCACGTGGACTGTGCCAAGATTCTTGTGGAACACGGGGCAAAT gtaaaCTGTTCCACTGTGGATGGAAAGACGCCACTGTCACTCTCTTGCTCTCAGGGTCATGTGACATGTGCATCGATGCTCCTTCAGCAAGGAGCTTGTCCTGTGGGAACCGGCCAGTCCAGTTCTCCAATCTACCAGGCTGCAGGCGAAG GTCATCCAGAATGCATCGAGCTTCTTGTTCAGCACGGTGCCGATGTGGATCAGCACAGCGACCAGTCGGGCTCGCCTCTGCACATTGCATGCTCCAATCAACACGTGGACACGGCGAGGAAACTGCTGCAGCTCG gtgcttgtgtgaacAGCAGAGTATCTGGCAACTCGGCCCTCCACATCGCTGCTCGTCTGTCCAACCCGGACTTGGTGTCCATCCTGCTCGAACACGGGGCCGATTGCTCCCTTAGGAACTCTGAGGACAAACAGCCTCAGGACCTGGCGTCTCCTAACAGCCTGGCGGAGCGTCTGTTGAGACAGTCAGGAG GAGCGACTCCTCTGATTCAGATGTGTCGGCTGTGCATCAGGAACACTTTGGGCAAGGACAGACTCAGACGAATTCATGAGCTTCACCTCCCCACACAACTGAAGCAACACCTGCTGTACCAATCACATCCTGTCCGGACGGTGAACCCGTGCACTGATCCCACTCAGTCGTAA